A region of Mycolicibacterium brumae DNA encodes the following proteins:
- a CDS encoding ABC transporter family substrate-binding protein: MAVLSLPLVGSCAVDPPPAPQSTETTTVMPPPKPKATQIIMAIDNIGPGFNPHLLSDQSPVTAAISSLVLPSAFRPVPDAESATGSRWEMDPTLLVSAEVTNDDPFTVTYKIRPEASWTDNAPIAADDFWYLWRQMVAHPGVVDPAGYDLITGVQSIDGGKTAVVTFSQPYPAWRELFADLLPQHIVKDIPGGFGAGLARVLPVTGGQFRVETIDPQRDEILLARNDRFWGTPAVPDLLLFRRAGSTAALADSIRIGDTQVAQVHGGAAAFAQLSAIPDVRTNRIMTPRVMQMSLRAEQPQLADPLVRKAILGMLDTNLLAAVGAGSDNTVTLAQALVRAPSDPGYVATAPKQLTADGAMELLEQAGYTKDTESSAPAPDTIPTRGRIVKDDQQLALVIGAASNDPTSVAVANTAADQLRNAGIDASVKALDPVALYGDALATNKVDAVMGWHAAGGDLATVLASRYGCPALEATPVSTTGVPPTTSSVPKPAPRTPATTPAPTPTPTTAVTTAPTSAPESGTLVQAPSNLTGICDRSIQPSIDGALDGSLEIDDVLTQVEPKLWELATVLPILQDTTIVAAGPSVQHVSLTGAIPVGIVSGAGTWAKVPQ; this comes from the coding sequence ATGGCAGTGCTGTCGCTGCCCCTGGTCGGGTCGTGCGCCGTCGACCCGCCGCCGGCGCCGCAGAGCACCGAGACGACGACGGTGATGCCGCCGCCCAAGCCCAAGGCGACGCAGATCATCATGGCGATCGACAACATCGGGCCCGGGTTCAACCCGCACCTGCTCTCGGATCAGTCGCCGGTGACTGCGGCGATCAGCTCGCTGGTGCTGCCGAGCGCGTTCCGGCCGGTTCCCGACGCCGAGTCGGCCACCGGTTCGCGTTGGGAGATGGACCCGACGCTGTTGGTGTCGGCGGAGGTCACCAACGACGACCCATTCACCGTCACCTACAAGATCCGGCCCGAGGCTTCCTGGACCGACAACGCCCCGATCGCCGCCGACGACTTCTGGTACCTGTGGCGGCAGATGGTGGCCCATCCCGGCGTGGTGGACCCGGCCGGCTACGACCTGATCACCGGGGTGCAGTCCATCGACGGCGGCAAGACCGCGGTGGTGACCTTCTCCCAGCCGTACCCCGCGTGGCGGGAGTTGTTCGCCGATCTGCTGCCGCAGCACATCGTCAAGGACATCCCCGGCGGATTCGGAGCAGGCCTGGCGCGGGTGCTGCCGGTGACCGGTGGCCAGTTCCGGGTGGAGACCATCGACCCGCAGCGCGACGAGATCCTGCTGGCCCGCAACGACCGGTTTTGGGGCACCCCGGCGGTCCCGGACCTGCTGCTGTTCCGGCGGGCGGGATCGACTGCCGCACTTGCTGATTCGATCCGCATCGGCGACACCCAGGTGGCGCAGGTGCACGGTGGGGCGGCGGCCTTCGCGCAGCTTTCGGCGATCCCCGATGTGCGAACCAACCGGATCATGACGCCGCGGGTGATGCAGATGTCGCTGCGGGCGGAACAGCCTCAGCTGGCGGATCCGTTGGTGCGCAAAGCGATTCTGGGGATGCTCGACACCAACCTGCTGGCTGCCGTCGGCGCAGGCAGCGACAACACGGTGACGCTGGCCCAGGCGCTGGTGCGCGCGCCGTCGGATCCGGGGTATGTCGCGACGGCCCCGAAACAGCTCACCGCCGACGGGGCGATGGAGCTGTTGGAGCAGGCCGGTTATACGAAGGACACCGAGTCCTCGGCCCCGGCGCCGGACACCATCCCGACCCGCGGGCGCATCGTCAAAGACGACCAGCAATTGGCGCTGGTGATCGGGGCGGCCTCCAACGATCCGACGTCGGTGGCGGTGGCCAACACCGCCGCAGACCAGTTGCGCAACGCCGGAATCGACGCGTCGGTGAAGGCACTGGACCCCGTCGCGCTGTACGGGGACGCGCTGGCCACCAACAAGGTCGACGCGGTGATGGGCTGGCATGCCGCCGGGGGAGACCTGGCCACGGTGCTGGCCTCGCGCTACGGCTGCCCGGCGCTGGAGGCGACCCCGGTGTCCACGACCGGTGTCCCGCCGACCACCTCATCGGTTCCGAAGCCGGCGCCGCGAACCCCCGCGACAACGCCCGCGCCGACGCCCACCCCGACCACCGCCGTCACCACCGCGCCGACCTCGGCGCCGGAGTCCGGGACATTGGTGCAGGCCCCGTCGAACCTGACCGGGATCTGCGACCGCAGCATTCAGCCGAGCATCGACGGCGCGCTGGACGGATCACTGGAGATCGACGACGTGCTCACGCAGGTGGAGCCGAAGCTATGGGAGCTGGCCACCGTGTTGCCGATCCTGCAGGACACCACCATCGTCGCGGCCGGCCCGTCGGTGCAGCACGTCAGCCTGACCGGCGCGATTCCGGTCGGCATCGTCAGCGGGGCCGGCACCTGGGCCAAGGTTCCGCAGTAG
- a CDS encoding cupin domain-containing protein, with the protein MTDKGPEPFVTDIEDATLGNTAFRDTLWTGKYLQLTVMSIPPGGVVGGEIHDDHDQFIRIESGKAQVVMGPAKDDITFDETVGDDWIALIPAGKFHNIINIGDEDLKLYSLYGPPEHKPGTRHETFADACADPQETDMV; encoded by the coding sequence ATGACTGACAAGGGACCCGAGCCGTTCGTCACCGATATCGAGGACGCGACGCTGGGCAACACCGCTTTCCGCGACACCCTGTGGACCGGTAAGTACCTGCAGCTGACCGTGATGAGCATCCCGCCCGGCGGCGTCGTCGGCGGCGAGATCCACGATGACCACGACCAGTTCATCCGTATCGAGTCGGGTAAGGCGCAGGTCGTGATGGGTCCGGCCAAGGATGACATCACCTTCGACGAGACCGTCGGCGACGACTGGATCGCGCTGATCCCGGCCGGCAAGTTCCACAACATCATCAACATCGGTGATGAGGACCTGAAGCTGTACTCGCTCTACGGCCCGCCCGAGCACAAGCCCGGCACCCGGCACGAGACCTTCGCCGACGCCTGCGCGGACCCGCAAGAAACCGACATGGTCTGA
- the mshB gene encoding N-acetyl-1-D-myo-inositol-2-amino-2-deoxy-alpha-D-glucopyranoside deacetylase has product MSERPRLVFVHAHPDDESINNGATIAHYAALGARVDVVTCTLGEEGEVIGEQWSQLVADRADQLGGYRIAELSLALRRLGVVEPVFLGGAGHWRDSGMADTHPRPGRQRFVDADEAEAVAAMVALLRELRPHVVVTYDPYGGYGHPDHIQAHRVTTAAVAACADPSFPGEPWTVPKFYWTVSPRSLWQAALAELRPEDLLTHWHKPEAPEFGFPDDEITTVVDATDGLAAKIEALRAHATQVVVGPTGRACALSNDMALPLVGAEHYKLVVGELGPVGDDGLEQDLLAGLELGCDLG; this is encoded by the coding sequence ATGTCTGAGCGCCCCCGGCTCGTTTTCGTTCACGCCCATCCCGATGACGAGAGCATCAACAACGGCGCGACCATCGCCCACTACGCCGCTCTGGGCGCCCGCGTCGACGTCGTGACCTGCACGTTGGGGGAGGAGGGCGAGGTCATCGGCGAGCAGTGGTCGCAGTTGGTCGCCGACCGGGCCGACCAGTTGGGCGGATATCGGATCGCGGAGCTGTCCTTGGCGCTGCGCCGGCTCGGCGTCGTCGAACCGGTCTTCCTCGGCGGCGCCGGCCATTGGCGTGATTCCGGGATGGCCGACACCCACCCGCGGCCGGGTCGCCAGCGCTTCGTTGACGCCGATGAGGCCGAGGCCGTCGCGGCGATGGTGGCGCTGCTGCGTGAACTGCGCCCGCACGTGGTGGTGACCTATGACCCCTACGGCGGCTACGGGCACCCCGACCACATTCAAGCGCATCGGGTCACCACCGCGGCGGTGGCGGCGTGCGCGGACCCGTCGTTTCCGGGCGAGCCGTGGACGGTGCCGAAGTTTTACTGGACGGTCTCCCCGCGCTCACTGTGGCAGGCGGCGCTGGCCGAGCTGCGGCCCGAGGATCTGCTGACGCACTGGCACAAGCCCGAAGCGCCCGAGTTCGGATTCCCCGACGACGAGATCACCACTGTCGTCGACGCCACCGACGGGCTGGCGGCCAAGATCGAGGCGTTGCGCGCCCACGCCACCCAGGTGGTGGTGGGGCCGACGGGGCGGGCGTGCGCGCTGTCAAATGACATGGCGCTGCCGCTGGTCGGTGCGGAGCACTACAAGCTGGTGGTCGGCGAGCTCGGACCGGTCGGCGACGACGGCCTCGAGCAGGACCTGCTGGCGGGCCTCGAACTCGGCTGCGACCTCGGCTGA
- a CDS encoding type II toxin-antitoxin system PemK/MazF family toxin, with the protein MSGLPTRGEVWWCELPDIGRRPVVVISRDVAIPRTRRPLVAPCTTTIRGLPSEVQLEPGVDPVPRPSAVNLDSIESVAIGSLVERLGRLADDRMRAICSALKVATGCGA; encoded by the coding sequence ATGAGCGGATTGCCAACACGTGGCGAAGTGTGGTGGTGCGAACTGCCAGACATCGGTCGACGTCCCGTCGTCGTGATCTCCCGCGACGTGGCGATTCCCCGTACACGCCGGCCCCTGGTCGCACCTTGCACCACCACGATCAGGGGCCTACCAAGCGAAGTTCAGCTGGAACCGGGCGTCGACCCGGTTCCTCGGCCATCGGCAGTCAACCTCGATTCCATCGAGAGCGTCGCCATCGGCTCACTGGTCGAGCGACTCGGGAGACTTGCCGACGATCGAATGCGCGCGATCTGCAGCGCCCTGAAAGTCGCGACGGGCTGCGGCGCCTAA
- a CDS encoding DUF2191 domain-containing protein, with amino-acid sequence MSRIRVSTTVDADLLHAARQTRSGGTDASLLDAALSALLTAHRAAQIDAAYVAYDSQPLSDPDEWGDLASWRDAAGSS; translated from the coding sequence ATGTCTCGCATACGCGTTTCGACGACGGTGGACGCCGACCTTCTCCACGCCGCCCGCCAAACCCGATCCGGCGGCACCGACGCGTCGTTGCTGGACGCGGCACTCAGTGCCCTGCTCACCGCACATCGCGCAGCGCAGATCGACGCCGCCTACGTCGCCTATGACTCCCAGCCGCTGTCGGATCCTGATGAGTGGGGCGACCTGGCCTCGTGGCGTGACGCCGCAGGGTCATCATGA
- a CDS encoding bifunctional FO biosynthesis protein CofGH, whose amino-acid sequence MALNPQPVSLSAPPMPGPSVAAPSVSAMRRVLRRARDGVALNVDEAAIALAARGADLADLCASAARVRDAGLQAGARGPNGRLPVSYSRKVFIPVTHLCRDTCHYCTFVTVPGKLRAAGQGMYLEPDEILDIAARGAELGCKEALFTLGDRPETRWPEARQWLDERGYDSTLDYVRAMSIRVLEETGLLPHLNPGVMSWSELSRLKPVAPSMGMMLETTSRRLYETKGQAHYGSPDKDPAVRLRTLVDAGRLAIPFTTGLLIGIGETVLERAETIHAIRKAHKEFGHVQEVIVQNFRAKQGTAMRSAPDADLQEFQAAIAVTRLVLGPAMRIQAPPNLVSQNECLALIGAGVDDWGGVSPLTPDHVNPERPWPALDSLADITAAAGYDLVQRLTAHPKYIRAGAAWIDPRVRAHVDALADPDTGWARDVNPVGLPWQEPDEAAQSLGRTDLHTAIDADGRLTETRSDIDSAFGDWESIRDRVHELAAAAPERVATDVLAALRAAERDPGGCSDADYLALATADGPALEAVAAFADSLRRDAVGDDVTYVINRNINFTNICYTGCRFCAFAQRKGDADAFSLSSADVADRAWEAHVAGATEVCMQGGIDPELPVTGYADLVRAVKARVPQMHVHAFSPMEIANGVTRSGISVREWLTGLREAGLGSIPGTAAEILDDEVRWVLTKGKLPTAEWIDIVSTAHEVGLRSSSTMMYGHVDTPAHWVGHLNVLRGIQDRTGGFTEFVPLPFVHQSSPLYLAGAARPGPTHRDNRAVHALARIMLHGRISNIQTSWVKLGAERTRVMLRGGANDLGGTLMEETISRMAGSEYGSAKTVAELVDIAAGIGRPARQRTTTYAPLVSA is encoded by the coding sequence GTGGCGCTGAACCCGCAGCCAGTGAGCCTGTCGGCGCCCCCGATGCCCGGCCCCTCCGTCGCCGCGCCGTCCGTGTCGGCCATGCGTCGGGTGCTGCGGCGTGCCCGCGACGGCGTCGCTCTCAACGTCGACGAAGCCGCCATTGCGTTGGCCGCCCGCGGTGCGGACCTGGCCGACCTGTGCGCCAGCGCCGCCCGGGTCCGCGACGCCGGATTGCAGGCCGGCGCGCGCGGTCCCAATGGCCGGCTGCCGGTGAGCTACTCGCGCAAAGTCTTCATCCCGGTCACCCACCTGTGCCGAGACACCTGCCACTACTGCACCTTCGTCACCGTCCCGGGCAAGCTGCGCGCCGCCGGGCAAGGCATGTACCTGGAGCCCGACGAAATCCTCGACATCGCCGCCCGTGGCGCCGAACTCGGCTGCAAGGAAGCGCTGTTCACCCTCGGCGACCGTCCCGAGACCCGCTGGCCCGAAGCGCGGCAGTGGCTCGACGAGCGCGGCTATGACTCCACTCTCGATTACGTGCGCGCCATGAGCATCCGGGTGCTGGAGGAGACCGGGCTGCTGCCGCACCTGAACCCCGGGGTGATGAGCTGGTCGGAGCTTTCCCGGCTCAAGCCGGTCGCGCCGTCGATGGGCATGATGCTGGAGACCACCTCCCGACGGCTCTACGAAACCAAAGGCCAGGCGCACTACGGCAGCCCGGACAAGGACCCCGCGGTGCGGCTGCGCACCCTCGTCGACGCCGGCCGACTCGCCATCCCGTTCACCACCGGCCTGCTGATCGGCATCGGCGAGACCGTGCTGGAGCGCGCCGAGACCATCCACGCGATCCGCAAGGCGCACAAGGAGTTCGGGCACGTCCAAGAAGTGATTGTGCAGAACTTCCGGGCCAAGCAGGGGACTGCCATGCGTTCGGCCCCCGACGCCGACCTGCAGGAGTTCCAGGCCGCCATCGCGGTGACCCGGTTGGTGCTCGGCCCGGCCATGCGGATCCAGGCGCCGCCAAACCTGGTGTCGCAGAACGAATGTCTCGCGCTGATCGGCGCCGGCGTCGACGACTGGGGCGGGGTGTCACCGCTGACACCGGATCACGTCAACCCCGAACGACCCTGGCCCGCACTGGATTCGCTCGCCGACATCACTGCCGCCGCCGGCTACGACCTAGTGCAGCGGCTGACCGCGCACCCGAAGTACATCCGGGCCGGGGCGGCCTGGATCGACCCGCGGGTGCGCGCCCACGTCGACGCGCTGGCCGACCCGGACACCGGCTGGGCTCGCGACGTCAATCCCGTCGGGCTGCCGTGGCAGGAGCCCGACGAGGCCGCGCAGTCCCTGGGCCGCACCGACTTGCACACCGCCATCGACGCTGACGGTCGGCTGACCGAAACCCGCAGCGACATCGACAGCGCGTTCGGGGACTGGGAATCCATCCGTGATCGGGTGCACGAGCTGGCCGCCGCCGCACCCGAACGGGTCGCCACCGACGTGCTCGCCGCACTGCGCGCCGCCGAGCGGGACCCCGGCGGCTGCAGCGACGCCGACTACCTAGCGCTGGCCACCGCCGACGGTCCGGCACTGGAAGCCGTTGCGGCTTTTGCGGATTCGCTGCGGCGCGACGCCGTCGGCGATGACGTCACCTACGTCATCAACCGGAACATCAACTTCACCAACATCTGCTACACCGGCTGCCGGTTCTGCGCGTTCGCCCAACGCAAGGGGGACGCCGACGCCTTCTCGCTGTCGTCGGCCGATGTCGCGGACCGGGCGTGGGAAGCCCACGTCGCCGGCGCCACCGAGGTGTGCATGCAGGGCGGCATCGACCCCGAGTTACCGGTCACCGGCTACGCCGATCTGGTGCGCGCGGTCAAAGCGCGGGTGCCGCAGATGCACGTGCACGCCTTCTCGCCGATGGAGATCGCCAACGGGGTGACCCGCAGCGGCATCTCGGTGCGGGAATGGCTGACCGGGCTGCGCGAAGCCGGACTGGGATCGATCCCGGGCACCGCCGCGGAGATCCTCGACGACGAAGTCCGCTGGGTGCTCACCAAAGGCAAACTGCCGACCGCGGAATGGATCGACATCGTCAGCACCGCGCATGAAGTGGGACTGCGTTCCAGTTCGACGATGATGTACGGCCACGTCGACACCCCCGCGCATTGGGTGGGGCACCTGAACGTGCTGCGTGGCATCCAGGATCGCACCGGCGGATTCACCGAGTTCGTGCCGCTGCCATTCGTGCACCAGTCCTCACCGCTGTACCTGGCGGGTGCGGCGCGTCCCGGACCCACGCATCGCGACAATCGGGCGGTGCACGCGCTGGCCCGAATCATGTTGCACGGCAGGATCTCCAACATTCAGACCAGTTGGGTCAAACTCGGCGCAGAGCGCACCCGGGTGATGCTGCGGGGCGGGGCCAATGACCTCGGTGGCACGCTCATGGAGGAGACCATCTCCCGGATGGCCGGCTCGGAATACGGCTCCGCGAAGACCGTCGCCGAGTTGGTTGACATCGCCGCCGGCATCGGCCGGCCCGCCCGTCAACGCACCACGACCTATGCGCCGCTGGTGTCGGCCTGA
- a CDS encoding DUF309 domain-containing protein, with product MEDVNTARDRDERGRPLNARPRDALGRPLPPGSPGVQRLPEDLDLAPDDALTLAQQLIDDGRAFYAHEVFESLWKSCAAERRPLWQGLAQLAVGVTHLQRGNRAGAVSLLRRAATQLSQGGEPPHGIDVSGLIGFADALAADVDAGVDIDPHRLRPRLRSA from the coding sequence ATGGAGGACGTGAACACTGCGCGCGATCGCGACGAACGGGGCCGGCCGCTCAACGCCCGACCCCGCGACGCCCTCGGCCGCCCGCTGCCACCGGGCAGCCCCGGGGTGCAGCGATTGCCCGAAGACCTCGATCTGGCGCCCGACGATGCGCTCACCCTCGCCCAGCAGCTGATCGACGATGGTCGCGCGTTCTATGCCCACGAGGTCTTCGAATCCCTGTGGAAGAGCTGCGCGGCGGAGCGCCGCCCACTGTGGCAAGGACTGGCCCAGCTCGCGGTCGGCGTCACACATCTGCAGCGAGGCAACCGCGCCGGCGCGGTGTCGCTGCTGCGACGTGCCGCGACCCAGTTGTCCCAGGGTGGTGAGCCGCCACACGGCATCGACGTCTCGGGCCTCATCGGCTTCGCCGACGCACTGGCCGCCGATGTCGACGCCGGCGTCGACATCGACCCGCACCGGTTGCGGCCCCGGCTGCGTTCCGCCTAA
- the fdxA gene encoding ferredoxin, translating into MAYVIAQPCVDVKDKACVEECPVDCIYEGARALYIHPDECVDCGACEPVCPVEAIFYEDDLPEEFVPYLQDNTDFFTEVLPGQDAPLGSPGGAAKLGAIDADAPLVAGLPRQS; encoded by the coding sequence ATGGCATACGTCATCGCCCAGCCCTGCGTCGATGTCAAGGACAAAGCCTGCGTCGAGGAATGCCCCGTCGATTGCATCTACGAGGGCGCTCGCGCGCTCTACATCCATCCCGACGAGTGTGTCGACTGTGGCGCCTGCGAACCGGTCTGCCCGGTGGAAGCCATCTTTTACGAGGATGATCTACCGGAGGAGTTCGTGCCGTACCTGCAGGACAACACCGATTTCTTCACCGAGGTGCTGCCCGGGCAGGACGCCCCGTTGGGATCGCCGGGGGGAGCGGCCAAGCTCGGCGCGATTGACGCCGACGCCCCGCTGGTCGCCGGACTGCCGCGGCAATCATGA
- a CDS encoding helix-turn-helix transcriptional regulator has translation MNTRRARVLTALRAADGPLTIAEVAERLGMPVNTARFHLLALAESGQAGRVDAPASRPGRPPQLFVATAGMDPGGPRHYRLLAEALADSMAGAPDPSGQARAAGRTIGVRLGQRRMPAGSARPVDELVALMDEFGFSPSARERRIELRHCPFLELTSEHRDVVCPLHHGLMQGALDAWGAPVTVETLTPFVRPDLCLAKLSTPKMGASS, from the coding sequence ATGAACACCCGACGGGCGCGGGTGCTGACGGCGCTGCGCGCGGCCGACGGTCCGCTGACCATCGCCGAGGTCGCCGAGCGACTCGGCATGCCCGTCAACACCGCGCGGTTCCACCTGCTGGCGCTGGCCGAGTCCGGTCAGGCTGGCCGTGTTGACGCTCCCGCTTCGCGTCCGGGCCGACCGCCACAGCTGTTCGTCGCCACCGCGGGCATGGATCCGGGCGGGCCGCGGCACTACCGGCTGCTCGCCGAGGCGCTGGCGGATTCGATGGCCGGCGCGCCGGACCCATCCGGGCAGGCCCGCGCTGCCGGTCGCACCATCGGTGTGCGGCTGGGCCAGCGCCGGATGCCGGCCGGGTCGGCCCGTCCGGTCGACGAGCTGGTCGCGCTGATGGATGAGTTCGGCTTCTCTCCGTCCGCTCGGGAACGGCGAATCGAGTTGCGGCACTGTCCTTTTCTGGAACTCACGAGCGAGCACCGAGATGTCGTCTGCCCGCTGCACCACGGGCTGATGCAGGGTGCGTTGGACGCCTGGGGCGCCCCGGTTACTGTCGAAACGCTCACACCGTTCGTCCGGCCCGACTTGTGCCTGGCGAAACTGAGCACGCCGAAGATGGGAGCGTCGTCATGA
- a CDS encoding group III truncated hemoglobin, giving the protein MAKSDIATRDDLYALLSAFYGLALVDDLLAGPFAEIRDQGLESHLPVMCDFWETMLFRERKYRRSALSVHRHVHSEHPLTSAHFIRWLTLWWATVDAMFAGPVAEQAKLFGRRTAWAMHRALVGHDADDLDEFVDREALIIR; this is encoded by the coding sequence ATGGCCAAGAGTGACATCGCCACCCGCGACGACCTGTACGCGCTGCTCTCGGCGTTCTACGGACTGGCGCTGGTCGACGACCTGCTGGCCGGCCCGTTCGCCGAGATTCGCGACCAAGGTCTGGAGTCGCACCTGCCGGTGATGTGCGACTTCTGGGAGACGATGTTGTTCCGCGAGCGCAAGTACCGGCGCAGCGCGCTGTCGGTGCATCGCCACGTGCACTCCGAACATCCGCTAACCAGCGCCCATTTTATCCGCTGGCTGACGCTGTGGTGGGCGACCGTCGACGCGATGTTCGCCGGGCCGGTGGCCGAGCAGGCCAAGCTGTTCGGCCGTCGCACCGCCTGGGCCATGCATCGGGCGCTGGTCGGTCACGACGCCGACGACCTCGATGAGTTCGTCGATCGCGAGGCGCTGATCATCCGCTGA